DNA sequence from the Malus sylvestris chromosome 10, drMalSylv7.2, whole genome shotgun sequence genome:
CGTCCGCAAAGAAGATATGTGAAATAACCGGCCCCCGAGGATTAATTTGAACTCCAGTGATCTTGTTTGTTTCACTCGCCCTCTAAATCAACAAGGAGATGACTTCACTTACGAACAGGAACAAGTATAGTTATAGTGGGTCACCTTGTCGAAGGCCACGAGAGGGAGCAAATTTCAAACCTGTTTGCCCATTGAGCATAATAGCAAAGTTTACAATTGAAATGCACCCCAAGACAAGGCTGTGCCACTTAGGATCAAACCTCATCTTCTCCATAACTTCCATCAAAAAATCTCACTCCACCTTATCATACGCCTTGtgcatgtcaagtttaattccAAGTTCGAATTTCCTCCTGGCTTTCCAAGTTTTGAGGAAATGGAATAACTCGTGTGCAATCCCAACATTGTCCTGGATTTGTCTTCCAGCCACGAATGCGTTCTGTGAAGGGGAGATCAACTCCAAAAGCAAGGGCTTGATGTTGTTTGCCATGACTTTTGACAAAATCTTATAAGAATAATTGCACAGGCTGATTGGACGGAAATGAGAAACTGCATCCGGGTTTAGGACTTTTGGGATTAGAACAACAAGTGTAGCATTGATTTTGAGAGGATTgccattgtcgttcataatatCCTCAATCACACCATTAATCTTCACCGCCACATTCTCCCAAAAGGAATGATAGAAAATGCCCTAGAAACCATTAGGGCCGAGAGCTTGTAATCCACCCATTTGCATCGCTACTATTTTTAAACCTAGGAAGGTTCTTTAGGAATCCTTCGAATGTCTATTATGGCTTTAAGTATTGGATGAAATATTTTCTCGGCAAATTTTGGTAGGACGTGTCGAAAGCACTTAAGAGTACACGTCAACCGAATTCAATAGGGTTTGATCGATATTTATCGATATGCTCACTCAGAAGTTGCTGGCATATGTAGACAGGCTCGTTCCGAAGTTGTCAGTATCTATGGACAAATGTCCAAACTGGCTCATCATATGACTACATGTAAACCCCAAGTGCTCGAGAAAATGCCtcacttaaaaataaaataaaatttgagcaCTATACAATATTTTCATTTAAAGAAAGCTTGACTCTTTTACATTGGGTTCATTTGGAATTAAAATTGTGGATTTGTTACTGCACAAGTGTTCGAGGAAAAAATCTTATTGtcttttttaaaaaatgttatgttaAACTATATACATCACGCCTCAATCTGAGATATGCTTAGGATTAGCACATGGCAACAAAAGTAGTGGCAACAAAAACATAGATTTGTCTTTTTATAGGTGAATTTTTGGCCGACGGGTATTTGCGAGAGTGGATTAAAACATGAAGGGGTGTGTAGTGTTTCAAATATGAGGGAGATTTGTGAAAACTTAAAAAAGTTCAGGGATGTTGGTGTAATTAATCCTAAGAAGAATAACATTGAAGTATTCACGAATTTTAAATGTATTAAGTGGCATGTAATAACACATAATTACATTGCCAATATTGTAATAAAGTTGGTGTCTGCCTTGTGGATGTCCTATTACTGTGTCAAGGTAGGTTGTTATGGGTGCTCGTAGGGGTTCAAGTTGGAATGATACACCCGATTCCAATAgtaaaatttttgaatttgaaacCGAAGATTCTTAATCTAAATATTTGTCAAAAAAATTGGAATAGAATTTGGAATGCATTTAGAGATTTTGAAAATTCCGaatctgaatttttttgttCCGAAATATTACGATTGTTTATAGTTATTTACTTGAACTATATATTTtgtaatcaatttttttttattgttaatgtTGATACATTTTGTTCATTGTTGTTATATTAAACACACACTTATATGTTAAAAAGGATAAACATATAGTATTAGTATACCACAAAATTAATTGAAATCATACATAAGCATATACCAAATATTAAGAAAGAATAATATATTTTATGTACGATAAAGTTAGGGAATAttcaaagattaaaaaaatatctcaaattATGTTCTCAAATTTTCGAGATTACTCCAATTATAAAATTTCCGAATATgccaaaaattttaaatttaaaaattgtgaTCCAATCTGATCTGGTTCCgaaattttgaaacaaaaattggAAAACACTCGTACATGAACGAATTGCATTACAAAATCATCGTCCGTGCAATACAGTAGACTAACCGTAACGAAGTGGGCTTGGGCCTCACACGCAGTAGTGTCAAAACTGGCAAACCCGTTGGTAGATCCGATAGTTGGCGGCAGGAAGACCAAATGACGAAACCACCCCTGAGAGACCGTTTCAGTGACCTCGTTGTCCGAAAATCAGAACCTTTCCCCAACGGCTACTTACAGAGAGCCAAATTTAAAACTTAACGACTCCTTCACTCTTCAAACTCTCCTTCTCTGACCAAATCTCGCTTCCGCTGCCGCTCACGCAACCGCACACtcctcctctctccctctctcgttCGCTCTGcggaaatggaagaagaaacTCAGAGTGTGGGGATTGAAGGCGGCCACGAAGGCGGGGACGAGTTCTACGAGAAGATCCAGGCCCCCAAGTTCGTTGATTTTACCGAATCCGACCCGCACCGACCCGACGACCGGTACTGGTTCTGCATGCGAGTCGGTTCGTTTCAATCTAACCCAGTATCCCATAAGTTttatttcttccctttgttttcaGTAATCAGAAAAAGCTCGTTTGCTTTCAAATTTTGAAGATTTTTTAGTTTGAAGATGAAATTCTTTTTGTGATTGACTAAGTGTGGATTTTAGCTTTTACTctgttttgattttaatttctactctgatttgtttgatttggagctctctgtttggttgctgagaaaaattGAGGGGACAAATTACTAAATTAGGTGATGGGTTTTTAGGAAATGAACAAAATCAACTCAAAGATAATTAATTTGAGTGGAGCTCTCTGTGTTTGGATGCTGAGAAAATTCAGGGGATAAAGTATTAAATTAGGTGACTTAAAGATCATTAATTTGAGTTTAATACTTTGATGGGTTGATCTAGTTGGCATTGGTATAAAACCCCCCCTTTTTGTGGTAATAAATTTTGAGTATGTTGGTGTTTGTTTTGTAGGATGTGATCAGAAGCATGAAGTAGAATTGGACTCTGAAGCAATTTACAAGAACTTCATTCTTCGGGTGCGATTATAAGTTCCACGTTTTGTCTGAATTGGAATCACATTAGTTCACTTTATTGAGATATGAAAGTATTGGAGGTTTGCAGGTTATGGCAGCAAGAAGTCCTAATGTGAAACTTAGAAAAGCATTGGCCAGAAAAGCACCAAGGTATATTGGCAAAAGAAAAGCTCTCAGTTGGTCAAATTACAATTCCTTTTCCTGCTTTTGTGATGGGTCTTATAACAATTCCATGCTCCTTTTGTTTGCTATGTTCTAGTTTGAAATGCCCACTTACAGCTCCTGCAAAATCCTCCAAGCCTAGAGTATCAAGGTTGGCCCtgatttcttccttctctcATAAGATGGCTGATACCGAAAATAGAGCCAGAAAACCTCTTCATAAGATCTGTGCAACACCAAATGTTAAAGCAAAGAAACCGACTGCTGTGTCCAAGGCTCTCACTACTCAAAGAAATCAGAAGCCCGTCTCAAATTCAGAAACATTTCAAAGTGTTAGGAACCCCAAACTGAAGAACATTGTGGTCCCAAAGAATAGGCCGGTAGCCAAAGCTCTGGTCTTTCACTCTCCGAAGAAGCCTGTGAGAACCAAGGCTTCAATGGAGCGGAGTAGTCCTGTGGGAAAAATTTGTTCAGCTATGAAGAAACTTGAGATCACAAGTGGGAAGAAACATGTTTTAGGGTATAACAAGCCGTTGCCCTTAGATACCTCAAGAAAACAGTTTAGAGGGCGAGAGGTCAAAAGCCGGGTTTTTGATTCTTTGCGTTCTAATAATTGCAAGGGCCAGGAAGCCAAATCTTCGAAGAgaaagaacatggaaaaagacTTGAAACAACATTATGATCCTGCACCTCGTGAAGAGGTTGATGATAATGATTCCagtgacatggaagttgataaaAAATCAAGGAAAGGTACATTGGAAGGGTTCTCCATGTCAGCCACTTCTCAGAGTGGTAGACTGAATGGTGAGAATCAAGTTGAAATCCTATCCGAGACCTTGAATGGTGATACTACCTCCTTGTCAGGTTCTGAAGAGAGGGATTCGAAAGAGAATTACAATAAGGAAAATGCCAATAATGGAAACGGTTATGAAGAGAAAACAAAGTTAAGATCAGAGAAGAGGAACACCCTTGAACAAgttgatgacgatgatgataaagaaaataatacagCCTCTGATGAGAACAGGTGCGTGTACTCGTACATCTTTACTGTTCGTTTTTCTACAAATATTCTTTTTCTTAGAACACCATTGTAATGAAATTTTGACATTTGATGCAGAGAACTGAATATCAATGATCATTCCAAGAGGATAAATCTCGGCAAGCATGATGCTTCAAAAAAGTTACAGAAGGTTGCTTCTTATTACCCCTTGAAAATATACGAGAATATCATATCTTCGAAGTGTGTATGTTTATTCATTTCTCCCTCATGGTTTTTTATGCCTGTTAACATTTGAACAATGATGCAGGTCAATCAAGCAGATAAGATTCCGAAAGAACGCTCCACATCTGCTGCCAGCAATGATCAAGGGGTGAAGTATAGGAAACCGAAGCCTACAAATCCCAAGCCTTTTAGGTTTAGAACCGATGTATGTGAAACCTGTTGTGACCAGTTTCTTTAATAAACAGGAATAACCTTGATGCTTTATCTGAAATGTTTTGGGTTCTTTTTAGGAAAGAGGGATGCTTAAGGAAGCAACTTCGGAGAAAAAAGTTCATGCACTGCTGAAGGAGATCACATTAGTCGGGACTCCAGGGGCAAAGTCCACAAGCAAACATCAGAATGTGATACAGGTAAGTCCGTAATTGAACTTTCGATTACCCCTTTTTATCATGTCATGAGTAAAGCTCAAGGCTAATGCATTTTTCGTTCCTGATCAGATAACTAAAAATTGCCTTGGACAAAGTGAACGTGAAAATGATACCCAGGGACACTGTGAAAAGAGATCAGACAGAAGAACACGACTGGAAGAAAATGTAAGTTAGTTGTCATAGGGAAGATAGAAATAGCATACTCTTGAAGGTTCCGTGCGTAGAGGTCTGACCAAGCTCATCTAATTTATGCAGGGTATGAAGGGAGCTACTTGTTTGAAGACCCCAAAAGCAGACTTTGAACGAAAAGCATCTGTGGTTACTCCACTAAGACGTAAAGTTTCTACATACGAAAAGGAAAGGGCGAGCCCTGAGAGAGTACACAAATCAAAGGAAAGGACTATATCACCAATGGTGCAGCAAAGATCTGTGACACGGAGAGGGTGAGTATTGGTTTCTTTTTGTCATTTATCATCTCAAATGACAGAGGATGTGTGTTCATCAAAACTTAATCGTACTAGCCTTCTCTTTTGCAGGGTAGGTTCAAGTAGAAAGAAGGCAGTGGTTTCCTCCAGGACACCTTGTCAGCTTAGTGTAATAAAGGAAACTTCATCAAGAAAGATAAGACCCAAGAAAGGTTCCGCTTCTTCCCCGGCAACCAAAGGTTCCGCTTCTTCCCCTTCCAGGTCATTGTCAAGGGGACGAAGGCCTACAACTGTTCCCAAAAACGACTCTTTGGATGTACCGAAGGCCTGCGCAGGGCTGCACAAGGAAAACGACTCTTTGGATGAACAGCAAAATTAAGCTTGTTTTGTTGTGTGATATCTGGTTTGTTCAATTATATCATTGAATTGTATTTGGTTGCGGGAATTGTCTATTTCCTTGGAAGCAAAAGGGTGTATTGAACATGAGAGGCTTGAATTGTATTTATTCATTCAAAGGAAACATGCAATATTTAGGGAACCTCGACGGTACGAGGAACTTGTCTTTCTTCATTATTTGTTGGCACTAAATTTTCTTGAAATAGAAGAGAAATGATTGATATCCTTTCCAACGTTCAGTATTAATCAGTAGAATGTTTACTTCACGGCCCCCATCCAAAAAAGGGGGAACATTACACAGTTTGATACAATAGTTCAAATACTCCATGCAATTATGTGCATTCATCTGGAACCAACTGCACCCGGCAAACGGGAAGGCCGCTGCTTATTCTTTGCTATGCATTCTCGTCTCTCTCTTCCTATTGTCCTTTCTTCATGTGCTTCAGCTTCTCATTTGCAGCCACAAGTTCTTCAGCTATTCCTGGTTCATTAGCAGAATGCCCAGCATCTTGAACAACCTGTTACGAGCAAAATGGTTCAGTAACTTCATCAATCGAGTGCATAACAGTACTCATGATACAGGACGATATGCAATACAGTTAATAAAATATTTCTTGAATAACCCTTTCTATGTCAAATACACTGGCTTTGTTGGTAAATGATGAGACCtatccatggatttggcatgcagCTACAGTATTTTTCCGCTCGCTTTGAAAAAAGTCAACTTCTTTACTATATTAACCTGAAACCATTTTACAGAAAAATGAATGGCCGACTTACTTTGAGATCAGCTTCCGGCCATGCTTTATGAAGATCCCAAGCTGACATCATGGGGCAGCACATATCATATCTTCCCTGTAAAGTCAATTGTTATAGTTCTTTCAACTCACAAGTGATACTACATTTACAATGAAAGGAATACATAAGCACATATGTTTCGAATGACTAACTGTACTGGATATGCAGATTCTGTTGGAACACATTTATCGTACTAATGGATAAAATTTGCATCAAATAACTATAAagtaaaataacaaaatttcatACAATATCAAATCTCAATTGCTAACTTGCTAGTACTCTATAAAccttaatattatttatttttcattcgaAACGAAACAAATTTTATTGCTGGAAACAATAAAATTACAGAGGGAGAGAACTAGATGGTCACAAGAAGGAAAGtacaaacaaaaatgaaataaagaaataattcatCTCTCAAGGCATGGTGCGCAAGCATCATACGCAAACTAAATGCATAAGAAAAGGGAAGCAAGCAATGGTACTCCACTTTCCATTTACACCGATGTCTTAGTTATGCTACTTATAAAACTTTAACTGATTCCTAAACCAAAAATATGACAGGGGAACAACATATGATAAATCATTACATCCCCAAATATCAAAGCCCAATCTGAAAAGATTGAATGTTTTCTGTTCCAATCAGAGCATGTCCTTGATGGTTCGAGAAATAATAAAATGCCTACCTGTACGATCATTGTTTTTATATGCCGTATCTTATCAATGTTATCTAACAGGAATCCATCTGAAGGGAAAAATCCTTTGTTCACGAAGTAATGATTTTCAATCCTTGCGAAGGCCtggagacaggaaagcaaataTCAATGTGCGTCAAAAGAGAATTTCAGTCATCAGTGAATAAATTATGCAAGATCTTCTATACTAATCCGTAAATCAATGTACCAATGAAAACTTGTCGTCCTCCCCTCTCTTGATGTTCTCATTATTTGGAAGAAGATGGGCAGTCATCATTTCCCACATGGTCCATGCTCTAGCAGCTGCATACTACGAAATGCCCAAAGCCAGCATGGTCCTTTCAATAAGATGACCTTAAAACATTATTTAAGAAAGCCGGCATATGCCCAAAGCGAGGTAAGTCTTACTTGAATTTCTTGGTCATCGGAGTTCAATCTCTTTTTGTAGGCATCGA
Encoded proteins:
- the LOC126586889 gene encoding uncharacterized protein LOC126586889 isoform X2: MAARSPNVKLRKALARKAPSLKCPLTAPAKSSKPRVSRLALISSFSHKMADTENRARKPLHKICATPNVKAKKPTAVSKALTTQRNQKPVSNSETFQSVRNPKLKNIVVPKNRPVAKALVFHSPKKPVRTKASMERSSPVGKICSAMKKLEITSGKKHVLGYNKPLPLDTSRKQFRGREVKSRVFDSLRSNNCKGQEAKSSKRKNMEKDLKQHYDPAPREEVDDNDSSDMEVDKKSRKGTLEGFSMSATSQSGRLNGENQVEILSETLNGDTTSLSGSEERDSKENYNKENANNGNGYEEKTKLRSEKRNTLEQVDDDDDKENNTASDENRELNINDHSKRINLGKHDASKKLQKVNQADKIPKERSTSAASNDQGVKYRKPKPTNPKPFRFRTDERGMLKEATSEKKVHALLKEITLVGTPGAKSTSKHQNVIQITKNCLGQSERENDTQGHCEKRSDRRTRLEENGMKGATCLKTPKADFERKASVVTPLRRKVSTYEKERASPERVHKSKERTISPMVQQRSVTRRGVGSSRKKAVVSSRTPCQLSVIKETSSRKIRPKKGSASSPATKGSASSPSRSLSRGRRPTTVPKNDSLDVPKACAGLHKENDSLDEQQN
- the LOC126586889 gene encoding uncharacterized protein LOC126586889 isoform X1, with amino-acid sequence MEEETQSVGIEGGHEGGDEFYEKIQAPKFVDFTESDPHRPDDRYWFCMRVGCDQKHEVELDSEAIYKNFILRVMAARSPNVKLRKALARKAPSLKCPLTAPAKSSKPRVSRLALISSFSHKMADTENRARKPLHKICATPNVKAKKPTAVSKALTTQRNQKPVSNSETFQSVRNPKLKNIVVPKNRPVAKALVFHSPKKPVRTKASMERSSPVGKICSAMKKLEITSGKKHVLGYNKPLPLDTSRKQFRGREVKSRVFDSLRSNNCKGQEAKSSKRKNMEKDLKQHYDPAPREEVDDNDSSDMEVDKKSRKGTLEGFSMSATSQSGRLNGENQVEILSETLNGDTTSLSGSEERDSKENYNKENANNGNGYEEKTKLRSEKRNTLEQVDDDDDKENNTASDENRELNINDHSKRINLGKHDASKKLQKVNQADKIPKERSTSAASNDQGVKYRKPKPTNPKPFRFRTDERGMLKEATSEKKVHALLKEITLVGTPGAKSTSKHQNVIQITKNCLGQSERENDTQGHCEKRSDRRTRLEENGMKGATCLKTPKADFERKASVVTPLRRKVSTYEKERASPERVHKSKERTISPMVQQRSVTRRGVGSSRKKAVVSSRTPCQLSVIKETSSRKIRPKKGSASSPATKGSASSPSRSLSRGRRPTTVPKNDSLDVPKACAGLHKENDSLDEQQN